The stretch of DNA ATCCAAATGAGCCATTACATGTTACTGTATGATAtgaaattataatattgtaaattatattgtGAAGTATTCAAAAACCAGACTGCATTCTTACCGGTCAAGTTGATCTCCACACAGCTCTCAGTACCCACATTGTTAGGTTCTCCAGCGCACCAGTTGATAAAGTCATTCACAGTTCCATCAGTCCACAACCACTGTCCTTCCTAAAGAGAAAAGGCATGATTATAAGAGTGCACTGCTGTACTCAGACtttcagaatcagaaagagctttattgccaggtaagttgtttacacatactaggaATCTGTTTTAGTGCCAGAAGCTCCACAGTGCAACAGAGTGACAgcgacaagacaagacacataATATAAAGAATAAAGATGGTGGTGCCCAAGAACCTGAATGACTCCACTGCTGACTTCAGTACGGAGCTAATTCATTTCAGCTTTATCCCATCTTCATtagaacatttacatttactgtTTAGAGCAGAAATTCCAGTCTACTAATTCTCAACTAAGTTAGTTGACATGTCAAAGCAAcattacttatagtcaacagaatgtgttaaagggaccataaaaaaagtgaaactgaAATTCCAGTCTACAAACAAATATATCTCTTCAGTACACACAATTTAACTTACTTGTTCACCATCATGAGCACCAATCCAAACACGTGAGGAAGTAGGCAACAGACCCAGCAGAAACTCATTTTCCGGTTTATTATGCACAGATGCGAGATTCGCACCAAGACCTTGGCAGTTTCTCTAAAGAGACAGATTTTTATTGTCAATATTGCGATTATTTGCTCAGTATCAGttttctgtattatttatttgcagAAAAGAAAGGTTtactttaaaattaataaaaatcatcattcccagtctttaactactatgtactaacatttaaattaatcaattGATTCAGTGCACTTATTTAGATACATGTTTTTGCATTGtacttgcatttaaaaaaaaaatatctgcatGTTATTACATATGTAATTAGATCAATGATTACAGTTGACCTTTCCTTAaaccttaacccacccttaaacctactcATACCACCATaactgtccctaaccttacctgtgtccacctcaatagcagcacaagTGATTTGCAATACAACATCAACACAAAAAAGTACATTGTACCTTATTGATTTATCTAGATGTAGTGAAAGACACCTAatgtaaagtgtgaccaaatcACCTTGTTGTAACTGAACACATTACCTCTGCTGTGATCCAGTTAACTGACTGAGAGAAGTACTTGAAGCACCGGAGTCCAAAACTTGACCATCCAGCGGGGCATTTCAAGACTAAATCAACTGCATCCAGTACATAAATGTTAGGGCATTCGTAATATTCACAGCAAAgaatttgttaatattttatgtttgtgtgattTTGTGCCTAAATTAGATGTACTTTGACACTGTAAATCCTTCATTAATCATCCAAATATTAGAAAATGCAATATTGCACATTTCCAAAAtgaaattacaattaaatgttttggttaccTTCTGCATTCCCCATGGAGAAGATGACGAAAAAAAGCATTAGACTTCTCAGCACTGCCATGATGAACCTGACATggatataaaaatgaataagtAGGAAAAGTTAGATGTCTGCACTCATATGTGGATTCTCaatgtattttaaagacaaACATCATTTAGAAATGTTATTCAGTAGGTTTTGTTCCCAAAACTCACCTTGGTTTGGTTGTCTCCTGTAGAGTCTCAGAGGAAGATTTTGTGAAGATCCAGAAACAGCTCTGCTTTTATACTTTACTTAACGTCAAGTGCGTGTGAGTTTATAGTCACAAGGATGACGTGATTGTTTGATATGTAGAATTTATGTTCACAGGAAATAAAATCCTAATACTGGAGAATGGTAAAAGATGAGCCTAATGTTAGTTTAGCTAAATAGTTATTTAAACTAAGGGTTAAAGTAAATAGTCATAAGGGACATATTCctcattaaatatttgaaatagcACAACTTATGAATTATAGTCACTTCTGTGTAAACTTTAAGAAACaactaaaaactttttttgtgaaCAGTGCCTGTACATAAATTCTTAATGTGTATTTTGAATTCATTCTAATATCTGATCTAGGAAGAATTTGATATTTCCCCCCACTTTGCTGCATTTAAACCCATCAAATataatgacaaaattaaataaaaagttgGCCTGAAAATATTGATTCAAACACAACGGAGGACAGCAGGAAGGGGCCACTTGTGCTTGTAGGGGGTACActttaacatttatattatattcattagtCATAACgaatataatatatttgaaactacatgagagaattttcattttcgggtgaactaacccttaagcCTATTATTGGATTATTGGAAGTCATGTTTGTTTTAATatgttgttaaaaaacaaacatataataAAGCAACACTGAACAAATGGATATGTATATTATTTCTCATTATAGGCTACGTGAACATGAAACGTGAacatgtaattaaatattttcttttacctgTATCTTTCCTCAGATATCTGAAGATGTGAAGCACTTCACGAATGCCCATCACATTACGTGGGAGCCTCTCCATGCTATTCTGCATTGGTCATCAAGTAATTTAGAAAATTACTTTTAAGAAAAACACATACAATTATTTCATTTCAACTTTTACTCTCCCACCAGTGTGGTGACAGAGTTGTATTAGAATTGTTGTTTCTAAAGTAGTTGAAACAAAGTGGTAAGTTTCTAACGTAACTGAAACTGAGTGTAGAATTGTTATAATTCTGGTAAGATTCTAAAGTAACCGAATTGACCCAATGCAGTGTGGTCACAGAATTATTTCTAACtgttatttgaaaaaataactGAAGTGCAGTGTTGGGAGTCTGACGCAAAGTGATTCTAAAACAATAACCCAAAGCAGTGTGGTTTTGCCCAACGTACTAAGGCATtgttttaaatttgataaaCTTAAGCCCAAACTACTGTGGCTAAGTATGTGGTTTTGTCCAATGTACTGTGACAGTATTACATGTTTAACTATTCAGAG from Chanodichthys erythropterus isolate Z2021 chromosome 8, ASM2448905v1, whole genome shotgun sequence encodes:
- the LOC137024020 gene encoding ladderlectin-like; the protein is MAVLRSLMLFFVIFSMGNAEVDLVLKCPAGWSSFGLRCFKYFSQSVNWITAERNCQGLGANLASVHNKPENEFLLGLLPTSSRVWIGAHDGEQEGQWLWTDGTVNDFINWCAGEPNNVGTESCVEINLTANRCWNDLACAGQLGYICVTDA